Proteins co-encoded in one Azospirillum brasilense genomic window:
- the uvrA gene encoding excinuclease ABC subunit UvrA, with the protein MNKHISVRGAREHNLKNVDVDLPRDELIVITGLSGSGKSSLAFDTIYAEGQRRYVESLSAYARQFLELMQKPDVDSIEGLSPAISIEQKTTSKNPRSTVGTVTEIYDYMRLLWARVGIPYSPATGLPIESQTVSQMVDRILAMPEGTRLLLLAPLIRGRKGEYKKEIQDLRKRGFQRVRVDGTMHEIDEVPALNKKLKHDIDVVVDRIVVREGLGNRLADSLETALGLADGIVFVENAETHEQTVFSQKFACPVSGFTIPEIEPRLFSFNNPFGACPACDGLGSKIYFDPMLVVPDERLSLKKGAIAPWAGSSSQYYVQTLESIAKHFGVAMDTPWETLPEKVRQTILYGSDGAPITMTYDDGLRSYQTNKAFEGIVNNLERRYRETESAYMREELSKYQSSQPCETCKGARLKPEALAVKVHGQHISQAAEMSIADAATWFSTLNDHLRPKDKEIAYRILKEINERLGFLNAVGLEYLTLSRGSGSLSGGESQRIRLASQIGSGLTGVLYVLDEPSIGLHQRDNDRLLATLKRLRDLGNTVIVVEHDEDAIRTADYLVDMGPGAGQHGGTVIAQGTPAEVQANPDSVTAQFLNGTRFVPVPDQRRPGHKGQFLEVKGARANNLQNVSARIPMGTFTCVTGVSSGGKSTLIIETLYKAVARKLMGAREHPAEHDELLGLENLDKVIDIDQSPIGRTPRSNPATYTGAFTPIRDWFAGLPEAKARGYGPGRFSFNVKGGRCEACQGDGVIKIEMHFLPDVYVTCDVCHGKRYNRETLEVTYRDKTIADVLDMTVEEGKEFFKAVPGIRDKLETLERVGLGYIHIGQPATTLSGGEAQRVKLSKELSRRATGRTLYILDEPTTGLHFADVEKLMEVLHALVDQGNTVLVIEHNLEVIKTADWIIDLGPEGGTGGGEIVAEGTPEDVVKVKRSYTGQYLAPYLKAKPKSRKRA; encoded by the coding sequence ATGAACAAGCACATCAGTGTCCGCGGCGCGCGGGAGCACAACCTCAAGAACGTCGATGTCGATCTGCCTCGGGACGAGCTGATCGTCATCACCGGCTTGTCGGGATCGGGCAAGTCATCGCTGGCGTTCGACACGATCTACGCGGAAGGCCAGCGGCGTTACGTCGAGAGCCTGTCGGCCTACGCGCGCCAGTTCCTGGAACTGATGCAGAAGCCGGACGTCGACTCGATCGAGGGGCTGTCGCCGGCCATCTCGATCGAGCAGAAGACGACCTCGAAGAATCCGCGCTCCACCGTCGGCACGGTGACGGAGATCTACGATTACATGCGCCTGCTGTGGGCGCGGGTCGGCATCCCCTACTCCCCGGCCACCGGCCTGCCCATCGAAAGCCAGACGGTCAGCCAGATGGTCGACCGCATCCTGGCGATGCCAGAGGGCACGCGCCTGCTGCTGCTGGCGCCGCTCATCCGTGGCCGCAAGGGCGAGTACAAGAAGGAGATCCAGGACCTCCGCAAGCGCGGCTTCCAGCGCGTGCGCGTCGACGGCACGATGCACGAGATCGACGAGGTCCCGGCGCTCAACAAGAAGCTGAAGCACGACATCGACGTGGTGGTCGACCGCATCGTCGTCCGCGAGGGGCTTGGCAACCGCCTGGCCGATTCGCTGGAGACGGCGCTCGGCCTCGCCGACGGCATCGTCTTCGTCGAGAACGCCGAGACGCACGAGCAGACCGTCTTCTCGCAGAAATTCGCCTGCCCGGTGTCCGGCTTCACGATCCCGGAGATCGAGCCGCGGCTGTTCTCCTTCAACAACCCGTTCGGCGCCTGCCCGGCCTGCGACGGGCTGGGCAGCAAGATCTACTTCGACCCCATGCTGGTCGTCCCGGACGAGCGGCTGTCGCTGAAGAAGGGCGCCATCGCCCCCTGGGCCGGCTCCTCCTCGCAGTATTACGTGCAGACGCTGGAGAGCATCGCCAAGCATTTCGGCGTCGCCATGGACACGCCCTGGGAGACGCTGCCGGAGAAGGTCCGCCAGACCATCCTCTACGGTTCCGACGGCGCGCCGATCACGATGACCTACGACGACGGGCTGCGCAGCTACCAGACGAACAAGGCCTTCGAGGGCATCGTCAACAACCTGGAGCGCCGCTACCGCGAGACGGAAAGCGCCTACATGCGGGAGGAGCTGTCCAAGTACCAGTCCTCCCAGCCCTGCGAGACCTGCAAGGGCGCCCGCTTGAAGCCGGAAGCGCTGGCGGTCAAGGTGCACGGCCAGCACATCTCCCAGGCGGCGGAGATGTCCATCGCCGACGCGGCGACGTGGTTCAGCACGCTGAACGACCATCTGCGCCCGAAGGACAAGGAGATCGCCTACCGCATCCTCAAGGAGATCAACGAGCGGCTGGGCTTCCTCAACGCGGTCGGGCTGGAATATCTGACGCTCAGCCGCGGCTCGGGATCGCTGTCCGGCGGCGAGAGCCAGCGCATCCGCCTCGCCTCGCAGATCGGGTCGGGCCTGACCGGTGTGCTCTACGTGCTCGACGAGCCGTCGATCGGCCTGCACCAGCGCGACAACGACCGGCTGCTGGCGACTCTGAAGCGGCTGCGCGACCTCGGCAACACCGTGATCGTGGTCGAGCATGACGAGGACGCCATCCGCACCGCCGACTATCTGGTGGACATGGGCCCCGGCGCCGGCCAGCACGGCGGCACCGTGATCGCCCAGGGCACCCCGGCGGAGGTCCAGGCCAATCCGGACAGCGTCACCGCCCAGTTCCTCAACGGCACCCGCTTCGTGCCGGTGCCGGACCAGCGCCGCCCCGGCCACAAGGGCCAGTTCCTGGAGGTGAAGGGCGCGCGCGCCAACAACCTTCAGAACGTCTCGGCGCGCATCCCGATGGGCACCTTCACCTGTGTGACCGGCGTGTCGAGCGGCGGCAAGTCCACCCTGATCATCGAAACGCTCTACAAGGCGGTGGCGCGCAAGCTGATGGGCGCCCGCGAGCATCCGGCGGAGCATGACGAGCTGCTGGGGCTGGAGAATCTCGACAAGGTCATCGACATCGACCAGTCGCCGATCGGCCGCACCCCGCGCTCCAACCCGGCGACCTACACCGGCGCCTTCACCCCGATCCGCGACTGGTTCGCCGGCCTGCCGGAGGCCAAGGCTCGCGGCTACGGCCCCGGCCGCTTCTCCTTCAACGTGAAGGGCGGGCGCTGCGAGGCGTGCCAGGGCGACGGCGTCATCAAGATCGAGATGCACTTCCTCCCGGACGTCTACGTCACCTGCGACGTCTGCCACGGCAAGCGCTACAACCGCGAGACGCTGGAGGTCACCTACCGCGACAAGACCATCGCCGACGTGCTCGACATGACCGTCGAGGAGGGCAAGGAGTTCTTCAAGGCGGTGCCCGGCATCCGCGACAAGCTGGAGACTTTGGAGCGGGTGGGCCTCGGCTACATCCACATCGGCCAGCCCGCCACGACCCTGTCGGGCGGCGAGGCGCAGCGGGTGAAGCTGTCCAAGGAACTGAGCCGCCGCGCCACCGGCCGCACCCTCTACATCCTCGACGAACCGACCACCGGTCTGCATTTCGCCGACGTCGAGAAGCTGATGGAGGTGCTCCACGCGCTGGTCGACCAGGGCAACACGGTGCTGGTGATCGAGCACAATCTGGAGGTCATCAAGACCGCCGACTGGATCATCGACCTCGGCCCCGAAGGCGGGACCGGCGGCGGCGAGATCGTCGCCGAGGGCACCCCGGAAGACGTGGTGAAGGTCAAGCGGAGTTACACCGGCCAGTATCTGGCCCCCTACCTGAAGGCGAAGCCGAAAAGCCGGAAGAGGGCGTAA
- a CDS encoding SRPBCC family protein — MRTLFAVAATLAALASPALAVEVTESTTLPYPVEKVWQQIGPFCNLGTWHPAVESCTLRRKDGAQERVLALKGGGAIEERLLSSSASSHRIRYSILTSPLPVKDYAASLSAEPAGKGTRVVWKARYTSNGASDEESRKVISGIFTSGFDGLKQKLAAQ; from the coding sequence ATGCGCACACTGTTCGCGGTCGCGGCCACGCTGGCCGCTCTGGCAAGCCCGGCCCTGGCCGTCGAGGTCACGGAATCGACGACCCTGCCCTACCCGGTGGAAAAGGTCTGGCAACAGATCGGCCCCTTCTGCAACCTCGGCACCTGGCACCCGGCGGTGGAAAGCTGCACCCTGCGCCGGAAGGACGGCGCGCAGGAGCGCGTGCTGGCCCTCAAGGGCGGCGGCGCGATCGAGGAGCGGCTGCTCTCCTCCTCCGCCAGCAGCCACCGCATCCGTTATTCGATCCTGACCAGCCCGCTGCCCGTCAAGGACTACGCGGCCTCCCTGTCGGCCGAACCGGCGGGCAAAGGCACGCGCGTCGTGTGGAAGGCGCGCTACACCTCCAACGGCGCCAGCGACGAGGAATCGCGCAAGGTGATCTCCGGCATCTTCACCTCGGGCTTCGATGGGCTGAAGCAGAAGCTCGCCGCCCAGTAA
- the trmFO gene encoding methylenetetrahydrofolate--tRNA-(uracil(54)-C(5))-methyltransferase (FADH(2)-oxidizing) TrmFO has translation MVDTSLSPVHVIGGGLAGSEAAWQLAQRGVPVVLHEMRPVRPTEAHSTDQFAELVCSNSFRSDDAEYNAVGLLHEEMRRCGSLILRCADAHKVPAGGALAMDRDGFAGAVTEAITGHPLITVERGEVAGLPPEEWDSVVIATGPLTSPPLAEAIRSFTGEESLAFFDAIAPIVYLESVDLSKAWFQSRYDKPGPGGTGKDYINCAFEKDEYRAFIDALLTAEKVDFKEWEKSTPYFEGCLPIEVMAERGVDTLRYGPMKPVGLTNPHKPERRPYAVVQLRQDNALGTLYNLVGFQTKLRHAEQARIFRMIPGLEKAEFARLGGLHRNTFLNSPRLLDGALRLKAQPRIRFAGQVTGCEGYVESAAVGLLAGRFAAAERLGGEPSAPPVTTALGAILGHITGGANADTYQPMNVNFGLFPPVDERIRGRDRKLAYTRRALEDLEGWLKAAPAVAV, from the coding sequence ATGGTCGACACGTCCCTTTCCCCCGTTCACGTCATCGGCGGCGGTCTCGCCGGGTCCGAAGCCGCCTGGCAGCTCGCCCAGCGCGGCGTTCCCGTCGTGCTGCACGAGATGCGGCCCGTCCGCCCGACCGAGGCGCACAGCACCGACCAGTTCGCCGAGCTGGTCTGCTCCAACTCTTTCCGCTCCGACGACGCGGAGTACAACGCGGTCGGGCTGCTGCATGAGGAGATGCGGCGCTGCGGATCGCTGATCCTGCGCTGCGCCGACGCGCACAAGGTGCCGGCGGGCGGCGCTCTGGCCATGGACCGCGACGGCTTCGCTGGCGCGGTGACGGAGGCGATCACCGGACACCCGCTCATCACCGTGGAGCGCGGCGAGGTCGCCGGCCTGCCGCCGGAGGAGTGGGACAGCGTCGTCATCGCCACCGGCCCCCTCACCTCTCCGCCGCTGGCCGAGGCGATCCGCTCCTTCACCGGCGAGGAGTCGCTGGCCTTCTTCGACGCCATCGCCCCCATCGTCTATCTGGAGAGCGTGGACCTGTCCAAGGCGTGGTTCCAGTCGCGCTACGACAAGCCCGGCCCCGGCGGCACCGGCAAGGACTACATCAACTGCGCCTTCGAGAAGGACGAGTACCGCGCCTTCATCGACGCCCTGCTGACCGCCGAGAAGGTGGACTTCAAGGAGTGGGAGAAGAGCACGCCCTACTTCGAAGGCTGCCTGCCCATCGAGGTGATGGCGGAGCGCGGGGTCGACACGCTGCGCTACGGCCCGATGAAGCCGGTCGGCCTGACCAACCCGCACAAGCCGGAGCGCCGTCCCTACGCGGTGGTCCAGCTCCGCCAGGACAACGCGCTGGGCACGCTCTACAACCTCGTCGGCTTCCAGACCAAGCTGCGCCACGCCGAGCAGGCGCGGATCTTCCGCATGATTCCGGGCCTGGAGAAGGCGGAGTTCGCGCGGCTTGGCGGCCTGCACCGCAACACCTTCCTGAACAGCCCGCGCCTGCTGGACGGCGCGCTGCGGCTGAAGGCGCAGCCGCGCATCCGCTTCGCCGGGCAGGTGACGGGCTGCGAGGGCTATGTGGAAAGCGCAGCCGTGGGCCTGCTGGCCGGGCGCTTCGCCGCCGCCGAGCGGCTGGGCGGCGAGCCCTCCGCCCCGCCGGTCACCACCGCGCTGGGGGCGATCCTCGGCCACATCACCGGCGGCGCCAACGCCGACACCTACCAGCCGATGAACGTCAATTTCGGCCTGTTCCCGCCGGTGGACGAACGCATCCGCGGACGCGACCGCAAGCTGGCCTACACCCGCCGCGCGCTGGAGGATCTGGAGGGGTGGCTAAAGGCCGCACCCGCTGTCGCGGTCTGA
- a CDS encoding methyl-accepting chemotaxis protein, protein MIVIVTVTIFSLAVGIAALTTKSGSDIETLAFQSGEQLGHRYGEMVHARLGNAMEAARFIATSLVGLKAAGRGDREQLSTWLKSIAEANPDFLGVWVGMEPNALDGRDAEFANKPGSDASGRFLPYWNRGSGTVALESLVGYDDPGSDGAYYQIPKRTGKAMVVEPYSYMVSGRKVLMVSMSVPIVENGRVIGVAGVDLSTDGIWSMLKTVKPFDSGSIHLISNDGVWAGHPDTERMGQPIGSSDPALDAAKPAIRAGRSFEQRSVADGQPVKQLFLPVTVAGTDTPWSLLVNLPLDKINAPVRDLRNATIIGGLVLLAALVSALLFASRSIVGLPLRRTIATLDAVVAGERGVVIGDTGRTDEIGAINKALKLFQDNATRMAELEEERRREEERAAERRRHDLADVASRFEASVGGVVRNVSDQAGAMRSTAQNLSAIATQTDRQAAAVSTAAEEASQNVQTVAAAAEELSCSIREINERIGRSSQMAAEAVAEVERTNATLEGLSAAAQKIGDVVNLIQGIAGQTNLLALNATIEAARAGEAGKGFAVVASEVKNLANQTAKATEDISRQIADMQTVSGTVVSVIGTVGRSIIAINETITAIAAAAEQQGAATQEISRNVQQASMGTAAVSANIGGVTQAAGSTGSMADQALDAAGDLSREADQLRQEVERFVAMIRAA, encoded by the coding sequence GTGATCGTCATCGTGACGGTGACGATCTTTTCCCTGGCGGTGGGAATTGCGGCCCTGACCACCAAGAGCGGGTCGGACATCGAAACCCTGGCGTTCCAGAGCGGGGAGCAGCTTGGCCACCGCTACGGCGAGATGGTCCACGCCCGGTTGGGCAACGCGATGGAAGCCGCTCGCTTCATCGCGACCTCCCTGGTCGGCCTGAAGGCCGCGGGGCGGGGCGACCGGGAGCAGCTCTCCACCTGGCTCAAGAGCATCGCCGAGGCCAACCCCGATTTCCTCGGCGTGTGGGTGGGGATGGAGCCGAACGCCCTGGACGGCCGCGACGCGGAGTTCGCCAACAAGCCGGGCTCCGACGCCTCCGGCCGGTTCCTCCCTTATTGGAACCGCGGGTCGGGGACGGTCGCGCTGGAATCCCTCGTCGGCTATGACGATCCGGGCTCCGACGGCGCCTATTATCAGATCCCCAAGCGCACCGGGAAGGCCATGGTGGTGGAGCCCTACAGCTACATGGTCTCCGGCCGGAAGGTGCTGATGGTGTCCATGTCCGTCCCGATCGTCGAAAACGGCCGGGTCATCGGAGTGGCCGGCGTCGATCTGTCCACCGACGGCATCTGGTCCATGCTGAAGACGGTGAAGCCCTTCGACAGCGGGTCCATCCACCTGATTTCCAACGACGGCGTCTGGGCCGGTCATCCCGATACCGAGCGGATGGGGCAACCGATCGGCTCCTCGGACCCGGCGCTCGACGCCGCCAAACCGGCCATCCGCGCGGGCCGGAGCTTCGAGCAGAGGTCGGTCGCCGATGGGCAACCCGTAAAGCAGCTGTTCCTGCCGGTGACGGTCGCGGGAACGGACACGCCCTGGTCGCTGCTGGTCAACCTGCCGCTCGACAAGATCAACGCCCCGGTCCGGGACCTGCGCAACGCCACCATAATCGGCGGGCTGGTCCTGCTGGCCGCCCTGGTGTCAGCGCTTCTGTTCGCCAGCCGCAGCATCGTCGGCCTGCCGCTGCGTCGCACCATCGCGACGCTGGACGCCGTGGTCGCCGGGGAGCGCGGCGTGGTCATCGGCGACACCGGCCGCACCGACGAAATCGGCGCCATCAACAAGGCCCTGAAGCTCTTCCAGGACAACGCAACCCGGATGGCGGAGCTTGAGGAGGAGCGCCGCCGCGAGGAGGAGCGCGCCGCCGAGCGCCGCAGGCACGACCTCGCCGACGTCGCCAGCCGCTTCGAGGCGTCGGTGGGCGGCGTCGTGCGCAACGTGTCGGACCAGGCCGGCGCGATGCGCAGCACCGCGCAGAACCTGTCGGCCATCGCCACCCAGACCGACCGTCAGGCCGCCGCCGTGTCCACCGCCGCCGAGGAGGCCAGCCAGAACGTCCAGACGGTGGCCGCCGCCGCGGAGGAGCTGAGCTGCTCCATCCGCGAGATCAACGAACGGATCGGCCGCTCCTCCCAGATGGCCGCCGAGGCGGTCGCCGAGGTGGAGCGCACCAACGCCACGCTGGAAGGACTGTCCGCCGCCGCGCAGAAGATCGGCGACGTGGTGAACCTCATCCAGGGCATCGCCGGCCAGACCAACCTGTTGGCGCTCAACGCGACCATCGAGGCGGCCCGCGCGGGCGAGGCCGGCAAGGGCTTCGCCGTCGTCGCCAGCGAGGTGAAGAATCTCGCCAACCAGACCGCCAAGGCGACCGAGGACATCTCCCGGCAGATCGCCGACATGCAGACGGTCAGCGGCACGGTGGTCAGCGTCATCGGGACGGTGGGGCGGAGCATCATCGCCATCAACGAGACGATCACCGCCATCGCCGCCGCCGCGGAGCAGCAGGGCGCCGCCACCCAGGAGATCAGCCGCAACGTCCAGCAGGCGTCGATGGGAACCGCCGCCGTGTCGGCGAACATCGGCGGCGTCACCCAGGCGGCGGGATCCACCGGCTCGATGGCCGATCAGGCGCTCGACGCCGCCGGCGACCTGTCGCGTGAAGCCGACCAGCTCCGCCAGGAGGTGGAGCGGTTCGTGGCGATGATCCGCGCCGCCTGA
- a CDS encoding phytoene/squalene synthase family protein yields MAKATPDLSYCGREVRKYDNDRFLTCLFAPAERRESLFALYAFNLEIAKTREVVTEPVLGQMRLQFWRDGLDKVYEGAAVPKHAVMEPLAAAVREGGLSRALFDRLIDAREADLDDTPPANLSCLVNYAEVTGAPLVQLALEILGAKGPEAMEAGRQAGIGYALAGIVRAVPFHARQHRQLLPADRMAAHGAKQGDLFELRSTPELRPVAREVAEAAREHLAKARALRRSVPRAALSALLPAVLAGLHLDALAREDNDPFAPRVLMPHPLRHAKLAWAALRGRF; encoded by the coding sequence ATGGCGAAGGCGACCCCCGACCTGTCCTATTGCGGACGGGAGGTGAGGAAATATGACAACGACCGTTTCCTGACATGCCTTTTCGCCCCGGCGGAGCGCCGCGAATCGCTGTTCGCCCTCTACGCCTTCAACCTGGAGATCGCCAAGACCCGCGAGGTCGTGACCGAGCCGGTTCTGGGCCAGATGCGGCTGCAATTCTGGCGCGACGGGCTGGACAAGGTCTATGAGGGCGCCGCCGTGCCCAAGCACGCGGTGATGGAGCCGCTGGCCGCCGCCGTGCGGGAGGGCGGGCTGAGCCGCGCCCTGTTCGACCGGCTGATCGACGCGCGGGAGGCCGACCTGGACGACACCCCGCCGGCCAACCTGTCCTGCCTCGTCAACTACGCCGAGGTCACCGGCGCGCCGCTCGTCCAGCTCGCGCTGGAGATCCTCGGCGCGAAGGGGCCCGAGGCGATGGAGGCCGGGCGTCAGGCCGGGATCGGCTACGCGCTGGCCGGCATCGTCCGGGCGGTGCCCTTCCACGCCCGCCAGCACCGCCAACTTCTCCCGGCCGACCGCATGGCGGCGCACGGCGCCAAGCAGGGAGACCTGTTCGAGCTGCGCTCCACCCCCGAGCTGCGCCCCGTGGCGCGCGAGGTGGCGGAGGCCGCCCGCGAGCATCTGGCGAAGGCCCGCGCGCTCCGCCGCTCGGTGCCGCGCGCCGCCCTGTCGGCCCTGCTGCCGGCGGTGCTGGCCGGGCTGCATCTGGACGCGCTGGCGCGGGAGGACAACGATCCCTTCGCCCCGCGCGTTCTGATGCCCCACCCGCTGCGCCACGCCAAGCTGGCCTGGGCGGCGCTGCGCGGCAGGTTCTGA
- a CDS encoding squalene/phytoene synthase family protein gives MADFNIAPTKPRKPSPVARKDADSENFPVASRLLPKHLRPHVMAFYRFVRLGDDIADDPDLEPETKLAYLEALERSLTTGQAKHAYLKPALDLRASLQATGVSDRHPRQVLRAFRRDAVGARCHSWSDLLLYCRFSANPVGRYLLDLHGEGVAAGPASDALCTALQVLNHLQDCREDWSQLGRCYIPLVWFDDSAISVERLVETESDAKLRAIFDRTLEHTDRLLERAAPLPGLIQHRGLRMEASVILSLAESLAQRLRSRDPLKKRVVLGAHHKLFATARGLARAIGSK, from the coding sequence ATGGCCGATTTCAACATCGCCCCCACCAAGCCCCGCAAACCCAGCCCGGTCGCCCGCAAGGACGCGGACTCGGAGAATTTTCCGGTCGCCTCGCGCCTGCTGCCGAAGCATCTCAGGCCGCATGTCATGGCCTTCTACCGGTTCGTCCGGCTGGGCGACGACATCGCCGACGATCCCGATCTCGAGCCGGAGACCAAGCTCGCCTATCTGGAGGCGCTGGAACGCTCGCTGACCACCGGGCAGGCCAAGCACGCCTATCTGAAGCCGGCGCTGGACCTGCGCGCCAGCCTGCAGGCGACCGGCGTCAGCGACCGCCACCCCCGGCAGGTGCTCCGCGCCTTCCGGCGCGACGCGGTCGGGGCGCGCTGCCACAGCTGGAGCGACCTGCTGCTCTACTGCCGCTTCTCCGCCAACCCGGTCGGGCGCTACCTGCTGGACCTGCACGGCGAGGGCGTGGCCGCCGGCCCGGCATCCGACGCGCTGTGCACCGCCCTGCAGGTGCTGAACCACCTCCAGGACTGCCGGGAGGACTGGAGCCAGCTCGGGCGCTGCTACATTCCGCTGGTCTGGTTCGACGATTCGGCGATCAGCGTCGAGCGGCTGGTCGAGACGGAGAGCGACGCCAAGCTGCGCGCCATCTTCGACCGCACGCTGGAGCACACCGACCGCCTGCTGGAGCGCGCCGCCCCCCTGCCCGGCCTGATCCAGCACCGCGGGCTGCGGATGGAGGCGTCGGTGATCCTCAGCCTCGCCGAGTCGCTGGCGCAGCGGCTGCGCAGCCGCGACCCGCTGAAGAAGCGGGTGGTGCTCGGCGCGCATCACAAGCTGTTCGCGACCGCACGCGGGCTGGCGCGCGCCATCGGGAGCAAATAG
- the hpnD gene encoding presqualene diphosphate synthase HpnD, with protein MPQPSLDSTQSDTAGSPAAAAAAVTGRSGSTFYWPMLLLPRSKRAAMFAIYAFCRRIDDIADEPGDPVEKRAALDAWRTEIRGLYAGGAPSSSLGAALKGAIERYGLPRGELEALIDGMAMDIPADDGNGPGPGDSGGMTGPALPTLRLYCRRVAGAVGMLAIRVFDRADASTEAFALALGEALQLTNILRDLTEDAEIGRLYLPRELLDEAGIGSSDPATVLAHPNLPQTCEALAVLAEERFAEARRALAEGQAAGRRGSLWAAVAMMVLYHRLLVRLRARGWRDLDRRVRVGKRECALVAVRCALGYPPAA; from the coding sequence ATGCCGCAGCCATCGCTGGACTCGACGCAGAGCGACACCGCCGGCAGCCCGGCTGCCGCGGCGGCGGCGGTGACCGGACGGTCGGGCAGCACTTTCTACTGGCCGATGCTGCTTCTCCCCCGCTCCAAGCGGGCGGCGATGTTCGCCATCTACGCCTTCTGCCGGCGAATCGACGACATTGCGGACGAGCCCGGAGACCCCGTGGAGAAGCGCGCGGCGCTCGACGCCTGGAGGACCGAGATCCGCGGCCTCTACGCCGGCGGCGCGCCGTCCAGCTCGCTGGGAGCGGCGCTGAAGGGCGCCATCGAACGCTACGGCCTGCCGCGCGGCGAGCTGGAAGCGTTGATCGACGGCATGGCGATGGACATCCCGGCGGACGACGGCAATGGGCCGGGGCCGGGCGACAGCGGGGGCATGACCGGCCCGGCGCTGCCGACCCTGCGGCTCTATTGCCGCCGCGTTGCCGGCGCGGTGGGCATGCTGGCGATCCGCGTGTTCGACCGTGCCGACGCCTCCACCGAAGCCTTCGCCCTGGCGCTGGGCGAGGCGTTGCAGTTGACCAACATCCTGCGCGACCTGACGGAGGACGCCGAAATCGGGCGCCTCTACCTGCCGCGCGAATTGCTCGACGAGGCCGGCATCGGCAGTTCCGACCCCGCCACGGTGCTCGCCCACCCCAACCTGCCGCAAACCTGCGAGGCGCTGGCCGTGCTGGCCGAGGAACGCTTCGCCGAGGCCCGCCGCGCTCTGGCCGAGGGGCAGGCCGCCGGACGGCGCGGCTCGCTGTGGGCGGCGGTCGCCATGATGGTGCTGTACCACCGGCTGCTGGTGCGGCTGCGCGCCCGGGGCTGGCGCGATCTCGACCGGCGGGTGCGGGTCGGCAAGCGCGAATGCGCCCTGGTGGCCGTGCGCTGCGCGCTCGGCTATCCGCCCGCCGCCTGA
- the hpnE gene encoding hydroxysqualene dehydroxylase HpnE has protein sequence MGTVHIVGAGLAGLSAAVRLTEAGRRVILHESAPQAGGRCRSFYDAALDRVVDNGSHLALSGNRSLLGYLERVGAGGALTELRPAAFPFLDLNSGERWCLRPGGLWLFDKARRVPGSRPADYLAALRTLTAGPAAAVADALPPGGPLYERLWRPLAVAVMNGAPERVSARLFGAVLRETLLRGEAACRPLFAEKGLSAALVDPAVAWLNRHGADLRTGARVDGLERAGDRVDALSVDGERIALGGDDAVILAVPAWIAGRLIPETVPVPAAGRAIVNAHFRLPAALELPSGLPFLGLVGGTADWLFRRGDVLSVTVSDADALAGQAVEAVAAVLWHDVAKALGTPDMTLPPHRIVKERRATPDQSPVHAANRPGVRTALKNLVLAGDWTKMGLPATLEGAVRSGEFAARAVLDTRITTFSRLGLFPAFTLPRRGPI, from the coding sequence TTGGGCACCGTCCACATCGTCGGCGCCGGCCTCGCCGGCCTGTCCGCCGCCGTCCGCCTGACCGAGGCCGGGCGGCGGGTCATTCTGCATGAGAGCGCGCCGCAGGCCGGGGGACGCTGCCGCTCCTTTTACGACGCCGCGCTGGACCGCGTGGTGGACAACGGCAGCCACTTGGCGCTCAGCGGCAACCGCTCCCTGCTCGGCTATCTGGAGCGGGTCGGCGCCGGCGGCGCCCTGACCGAGTTGCGCCCCGCCGCCTTTCCCTTCCTCGACCTCAACAGCGGTGAACGCTGGTGCCTGCGGCCCGGCGGGCTGTGGTTGTTCGACAAGGCGCGCCGCGTGCCGGGAAGCCGCCCCGCCGATTACCTCGCCGCCCTGCGGACCCTGACCGCCGGTCCTGCCGCGGCGGTGGCCGACGCCCTGCCCCCCGGCGGCCCGCTCTATGAGCGGCTGTGGCGGCCGCTGGCGGTGGCGGTGATGAACGGGGCGCCGGAGCGGGTGTCCGCCCGCCTGTTCGGAGCCGTGCTGCGGGAAACGCTGCTGCGCGGCGAGGCCGCCTGCCGCCCCCTGTTCGCGGAGAAGGGCCTGTCCGCCGCCCTGGTCGATCCGGCGGTGGCGTGGCTGAACCGGCACGGCGCCGACCTGCGCACCGGCGCGCGGGTGGACGGGCTGGAGCGCGCGGGTGATCGCGTGGACGCCCTGTCGGTGGATGGGGAGCGCATCGCGCTTGGCGGGGACGATGCGGTGATCCTGGCGGTGCCGGCCTGGATCGCCGGGCGCCTGATTCCCGAGACCGTGCCGGTCCCCGCCGCCGGCCGGGCCATCGTCAACGCCCACTTCCGCCTGCCCGCCGCGCTGGAGCTGCCGAGCGGCCTGCCCTTCCTCGGGCTGGTGGGCGGCACGGCGGACTGGCTGTTCCGGCGCGGCGATGTGCTGTCGGTGACGGTCAGCGACGCCGACGCGCTCGCTGGTCAGGCCGTCGAAGCGGTCGCCGCCGTCCTGTGGCACGACGTGGCGAAGGCATTGGGCACGCCCGACATGACCCTGCCGCCCCACCGAATCGTCAAGGAGCGCCGGGCGACTCCGGACCAGTCCCCTGTCCATGCGGCGAATCGCCCCGGCGTCCGAACCGCTTTGAAAAACCTCGTCCTGGCTGGCGATTGGACGAAAATGGGGCTTCCGGCGACACTCGAAGGTGCGGTTCGTTCCGGCGAGTTCGCCGCGCGGGCTGTTCTGGACACAAGGATTACCACCTTTTCGCGCCTCGGCCTTTTTCCAGCCTTCACTTTGCCGCGCCGCGGGCCTATTTGA